In the genome of Limnochordia bacterium, the window CACCGATGAGATCGCCGTGGTACTTATTTAGGAAATCCTCCCTGGTCGCACTGAAGTTTTGGTTATACATCAATGCGAGGCGGTTTAGGTGTGGCTCAAACCGGGTCCGGGATACTTCCTTTTCCGAAAGCCAGATGAGACTATCTAGGTGCTTTAGGTATCGTTCCATGAGGAGCTGGTCCTTTAGCATAGACATCAAGGGTGGCGTCAAGGACATGGTAATCCGGCAGTGCACTTGATCTAGTTTCAGTGAGGCAAGCATGTTTAGCAGGGGGATGTATGATTCGGTAATCGCCTCAAAAAGCCAGTCTTCCTCCAGGAAGCTGCTATGTTCCGGATGACGTACAAAGGGCAAATGGGTATGCAAGATAATGGATAGAAATCCTTGTTCCATGATTGGTCACTCCCTGGGCTATTGCGTCGTTTTAGTGATAATCGGGGTAATAGAGATCATCTCCTGTAGGTCAGCGGATACGGCCTCGATCGGTAGATGAAGTCGGCCATCGGGTAAGACGTAACGGGCTGTAAAGCTACCGTCTGCTTGCAGAGTAACTGGCTGTCCTTGGATTCGTACTGAAGCATCGGGCTCGGTTTGACCATAAATAACTAGCTCTGTATGGGCAACCAGCCAAAAAGGCTTTCGTAAACCCCTTTCTGCCATGGGGCTTGCCGCATAGGAAGGAGAGCTGATTTCCATTTCCAGTTTATTTACCGCCCGAAATACTAAAGGTGAACTTTCCCCTTGGGGGAGGCCAGCGTAGATGCGGTAAAGTTCTTCGAGGGTCATCCATTTTTCATCTTCAAGCTCAGAGACTTCACCGGGGGGCGTGGTCACAAGGTTTGATTCCACGAAGGCAATAAAGGTGCCATCATCAAGGAGTCTTCCTAAGGCTAATCGAAAGGACGTGTCTTTACGACCTACATATACATACCAATTTCGGGCCCTAAGATCCACCGGAAGGTCAAACAGGTATTGTTTGTTTGGTTCTTGGTAGATCCGTAGCACCGTTTTCCCCTGGGGCCATCTTTCCTTTGCAGTGCTTTCCCGTTGGGCCAGCAGGGTATCGGTAACTTCCCAATAGGTGAACAACCAAAGAGGATCCCTCACGAGGGCAACAATGCGGTCCTTACCGTACCCATGGGGGATTTCGTATTCGGTGACGCCTTTGGCTATGCCTACTGCACTGTTTTCCCCACCGCAGCCGTCCTTGGCTTGACTAGTGTCCACAACCGCATCCCTCCTTTCTTCCGTGATCTGCCCTACGTCTCAATTCCCTTATAATATGTCTCATACCTAGGGCCATTATTCCAGGAAGTTGGGGAGTCTAGTGACAGAAGTAAGAAAGGCGGGCGAAAATGCCCGCCTTCAGGATGCTTGTCCCATTATCTACCGACAAAAAGCTGGGTTACCATCATGCCATAGGGTCCGCCTTCGACGATCCCAATCCCTACATGGGTATATAGGGGCATTAAAATGTTCTGACGGTGGCCGGCACTGGCCATTAGATTGTTATGTGCTGAAGTTACCGAGTAAGCACCAGCTAGGTTTTCTCCGGCGTACTTGTAAAAAACGCCGAAGCTGCGCAACATATTGGCGACGGTGCCATAGGTCGGTGAGGTATGGGCAAAGTAGTTATTTGCAATGAGGTCTTTGCTCTTTAGTCTGGCGATTTCCACCAACTTGTAATCAACCTGGAGCACAGGTAACCCCTGCAGCTTCCGTTCCCGATTAACTAGATCCAATAGCTGTTGTTCCTTTGCGGTAAGGAGCGAAGGATTAGTGGGTGGCTCTGGTTTTGGTTCCGGTTGGGGCTTAGGTTCAGGTGTTGGCGCAGGTGTTGGTGTGGTCTTTGGTCGAAACACCCAGGTTGTCCCACTTTTAGATGAAGACCAATTGGTGCTACCTGTGTTTCCTCCGTTAGAGGAATAGGATGTATTTGGCTTGAAGGAAAAGTAGGTACCGTTTCCCTTGACTGTATAAGCCCCTACACCGACTGATGTCCCGAGTAGGGTAATGAGCAAAAGAGTGATAACTAGTAGTTTTGTATTACGCAAGTTTACTGCCTCCCAAAGCATGGTATCTAAGCAAAAAACGTATTAGCCAGCCTCCTTTTAGGCAACTTCCATGTTTGGGGATTTGGGTCCTTCCACAAGAAAATGATTCTGTATGTAGTAGATTCTACAAATAGAGGGGATTTTCCTACAAGTTCCCCGGTACCAATATATGTAAAGGAGGCCTGTGGGCCTCCCGATATTAGGAATCGATAATGCCAAGTTGGTGAGCTAGTAGTGCGACCTGGGTCCGATCCGAGATCCCGATCTTCCGGTAAATGTTATAGACATGGTTCTTCACCGTATGCTCGCTGATAAACAGTGTCGCAGCAATCTCTTTATTACTCATTCCCTTGGCGATTAAGCATACCACTTCATGTTCCCTAGGGGATAGATTACCGAAGGGATCTTCTTTCTGCAACATATTTAAACCTCCCTTCTGGAGTCTGTGCCAAGCAAAAATGAGGTGAATTCCGTGGGCTTTCCCGTTCATGATCAATGTATTCTGGGGGGATGCTTGTGTGCTATCACCGAAAGTGCAAGTTCCAAAGTATAATGCATCCTGTGGGATTGAATACTAAATTGGGGAGTGATCATGATGGATAAAGCCCAACTGGATCAAATGAGGCAATATCAGAAAAAGGTACAAGATAAGGGCCCAAAACCCCCCATGCTAATAAACTTCCTCAAGGCCTATCTTATCGGGGGTCTCATCTGCTTGGTGGGGCAGGGTGTCTTTGACTTCTTCGCTAAAATCGAAGGCACCCAAGGGGAGACAGTGGCGACTACCCTTGCGGGGATGATCCTTCTAGGTGCTGTGGCTACCGCCCTTGGGTTCTATGACGATCTAGGGGAGTTTGGAGGTATGGGGGCAGCCGTTCCTATCACTGGTTTTTCCAACTCCGTGGTCTCTGCGGCCATGGAGTATCGCCGGGAGGGGTTCATTTTAGGTCTTGGGGGAAAGATCTTTTCGGTGGCAGGACCAGTACTTGTGTTTGGGATCCTAGCCGGCTTTGTCGTTGGCCTGGTGAAGGCCCTAGCCGGTGGCTATCTTTTCTAAGAAGGGGGTTGTTTTATGGCGGACAAACTCTTGGGAAAACAGACCATGCGCCTAAAGAGCCCTCCTGTGATTACCGCAAGGGCTACAGTAGTAGGACATAGGGAAGGGGAAGGCCCCCTTGGTGAGTATTTTGACCACATCATCCCCGATGATCTGTGGGGTGAGGACACTTGTGAAAAGGCCGAGCGTAAGATGATGGAGGAGGCCATTACCCGCACGATGGAAGCAAGCGACTTAACACCAGAGCAAATTGACCTTTTCATCGCCGGCGACCTTCTCAACCAGATCGTAACCTCCAGTTTTGTAGCTAGACAGGTGGGCCAGGCCTTTTTAGGTATTTACGGGGCCTGTTCATCCATGACCGAAGGCATGGCCCTAGGATCGATGCTTATTGATGGCGACTATGCGGATCATGTACTGGTGGCTACCTCTAGCCATTATCAGACGGCGGAAAGGCAGTTTCGCTTTCCGGTGGAACTCAACATCCAACGGAGCGGTCGAGCTCAGTTTACGGTCACCGGTTCCGGCGCGGCTATTCTATCTAAACAGGGTAAGGGTCCACGGATTACCGAAGTAACCTTGGGGAAAGTGATCGATCTGGGACTAAGGAATCCGGAGGATTTGGGATCCGCGATGGCCCCCGCGGCCGCGGACACCTTACTGCAGCATTTTAATGATACCGGGCGTAACGTGGGATACTATGATCTCATTATCACCGGTGATCTGGCCGCTGTGGGGGCAACCATGTTTGCTGATTTGGTCAAGGAAGCAGGCCATACCCTGGGAAATAAGCATATTGATGCCGGAACGATGATCTATGGTGCCAACCCGAGGTTCAAGGCTGGAGGTAGTGGGTGTGGATGCTCTGCAGTTGTATTCCTTGGTTACATTATGAAGTTACTGGAACAGGGACGTTATAGAAGGGTCCTGTTTATGGCCACAGGTGCCCTTTTCAGTCCCCTGAGCTATCAACAGGGGGAATCTATTCCGGGCGTTGCCCATGCAGTGGTGGTGGAAGCACAATGACCTATCTTTGGGCTTTTTTGTTCGGGGGATTAATCTGCGGATTATCCCAATTGGCTTTTGATAAATTCAACCTCACAACAGCACATATTCTGGTCACGTTGGTCATATCCGGTGCCATTTTGGAAGGACTTGGGATTTATAAAGGCTTGGTTTCCTTCGGAGGAGCCGGGTTCTTAGTGCCTGTTAGTGGTTTTGGCAGTTCCATTGCTCGGGGGATCATTAGTGAAAGCAAACGACTTGGCTGGGAGGGCCTGTTTACTGGTGCCTTTGAACTAACCGGCCTTGGTGTCACCGCGGCGGTGATCTTTGGTACCCTAGCCGCGATTTTCTCCCGTCCCAAGGACTAAGAAAGGGTGGCAACTGCCACCCTTTAGCCTAAGTGCCCGATGTGCTAATCTCGCCAATTTATTAACAATAGATAATGCCAAGTTCAGGGGGGTACCTTTGCCTGGTAAGGAGAAGCGGTGCCTTTCCTGCTATATTCTATGCTTTCTTTCGCGAAGTGTGTTACCTTCTAGTACTGCCTTCCTATCTAGGAAAATAGGATACACTGGTGTTTTGCTGCCGAATATATTGAAACTAGGCAAGATGAGTGTTGCCGATTCTGTCAAAAGGAGGTACCTGCCCATGGCAAAACCGCGTATAGCCTATATGGCCAGAAAGAAGGAGCCCTTGAAAATCAAGAAGCGGAAGATGAATGCCACGGTGGCAATGGGGATGCCGGTCAGCGTGAACGTTGCGCAAACAAAGCCTCCGATCAAGTTCCAACCGAAACTCATCAAAAAGAGATTACAGATAGAGCAAGTAACGCCGATGCAAGAGCAAGTTGTGGCGATTAAGATTCGGGAGATCAGGGCGGAGATTCGGGACGTAACCACCGAGGTAATCCCCAACAAGGTAATTGTGCAAGGAACCTTGCACAAACAGATCTTCTTCGTAGGTACTGACAACCTCGTGCACCATCAACCGGAGGATATTCCCTTCAGCACCTTTGTTGATATTCCCGGTGCGCTACCCGGCATGATCGTGCAGGTAAATGTCTTAGTCGAGCACATCATGTTTATTCTCAGTGAAGATGGCACCTCGGTTCTACAAAAAGTAGTCCTAGAGATCTTTGTTAAGGTTCTCGAAGAACAGCAGATACTGTTCACCCCCGGGGATCTGGACATTTTAGGTCGTCCAGTGATTGGCGAGGGTACGACCCAGGAGCTAATTGAGTCCACCTTTACCCTGCCTGTGGCTGCCATTAAGATCTCAGAAATCAGGGTAACGGTGCAAGAACTACAGACGGAGGTCATTGCCGATAAGGTTCTCATCCAAGGGACACTACACAAACAGATCTTCTTCGTGGATACCAACAACCTAGAAAGACATGTAGCTGAAGATGTGGATTTTAGTACCTTTGTAGATATCCCCGGAGCTACCGAGGGCATGCATGTTCAGATCAGTCCTACCATTGAGGCTGTTGAGTTTAACCTAATCAATGCCACCACATTGCAGCAAAAAGTCATTGTTGAGTTTTTTGTCAAGGTAACAGATCTGACGGTAGTTGGTGTTACGGTTGGTACGGAAGAGCCGTTGTTTCAAGTGAATCGCTTTGTGGCCGAAGAGGATATTCAGTTCATCCTGGAGGAAGACATCACATTACCCTTGCCCGCAGAGAA includes:
- a CDS encoding DUF4912 domain-containing protein, translated to MDTSQAKDGCGGENSAVGIAKGVTEYEIPHGYGKDRIVALVRDPLWLFTYWEVTDTLLAQRESTAKERWPQGKTVLRIYQEPNKQYLFDLPVDLRARNWYVYVGRKDTSFRLALGRLLDDGTFIAFVESNLVTTPPGEVSELEDEKWMTLEELYRIYAGLPQGESSPLVFRAVNKLEMEISSPSYAASPMAERGLRKPFWLVAHTELVIYGQTEPDASVRIQGQPVTLQADGSFTARYVLPDGRLHLPIEAVSADLQEMISITPIITKTTQ
- a CDS encoding CAP domain-containing protein translates to MRNTKLLVITLLLITLLGTSVGVGAYTVKGNGTYFSFKPNTSYSSNGGNTGSTNWSSSKSGTTWVFRPKTTPTPAPTPEPKPQPEPKPEPPTNPSLLTAKEQQLLDLVNRERKLQGLPVLQVDYKLVEIARLKSKDLIANNYFAHTSPTYGTVANMLRSFGVFYKYAGENLAGAYSVTSAHNNLMASAGHRQNILMPLYTHVGIGIVEGGPYGMMVTQLFVGR
- a CDS encoding SpoVA/SpoVAEb family sporulation membrane protein, whose translation is MDKAQLDQMRQYQKKVQDKGPKPPMLINFLKAYLIGGLICLVGQGVFDFFAKIEGTQGETVATTLAGMILLGAVATALGFYDDLGEFGGMGAAVPITGFSNSVVSAAMEYRREGFILGLGGKIFSVAGPVLVFGILAGFVVGLVKALAGGYLF
- the spoVAD gene encoding stage V sporulation protein AD is translated as MADKLLGKQTMRLKSPPVITARATVVGHREGEGPLGEYFDHIIPDDLWGEDTCEKAERKMMEEAITRTMEASDLTPEQIDLFIAGDLLNQIVTSSFVARQVGQAFLGIYGACSSMTEGMALGSMLIDGDYADHVLVATSSHYQTAERQFRFPVELNIQRSGRAQFTVTGSGAAILSKQGKGPRITEVTLGKVIDLGLRNPEDLGSAMAPAAADTLLQHFNDTGRNVGYYDLIITGDLAAVGATMFADLVKEAGHTLGNKHIDAGTMIYGANPRFKAGGSGCGCSAVVFLGYIMKLLEQGRYRRVLFMATGALFSPLSYQQGESIPGVAHAVVVEAQ
- a CDS encoding SpoVA/SpoVAEb family sporulation membrane protein, which translates into the protein MTYLWAFLFGGLICGLSQLAFDKFNLTTAHILVTLVISGAILEGLGIYKGLVSFGGAGFLVPVSGFGSSIARGIISESKRLGWEGLFTGAFELTGLGVTAAVIFGTLAAIFSRPKD